In the genome of Triticum urartu cultivar G1812 chromosome 5, Tu2.1, whole genome shotgun sequence, one region contains:
- the LOC125506309 gene encoding MLO protein homolog 1-like: MGGGGGGGELPDTPTWAVALVCSVMILVSVAVEHALHKLGHWFRKRHKKALGEALEKMKAELMLVGFISLLLTVAQTPISRICISKEAGMRMLPCKLNDGAGGGGHGKDNHRRLLWLQGETHRRFLAAPAGEDVCAEQGKVALMSAGSMHQLHIFISVLAVFHVLYSVVTMALSRLKMKKWKKWESETTSLEYQFANDPSRCRFTHQTTFVKRHLGLSSTPGVRWIVAFFRQFFTSVTKVDYLTLRQGFINAHLSHNSRFDFHNYIKRSMQDDFKVVVGISLKLWFVAVLTLFLDINGIGTLLWISFSPLVILLWVGTKLEMVIMEMALEIQDQTSVVKGAPVVEPSNKYFWFNRPDWVLFLIHLTLFQNAFQMAHFVWTVATPGLKRCYHENMGVSIAKVVLGVAAQIMCSYITFPLYALVTQMGSHMKRTIFNEQTARALSNWRKIAKEKKKARDADMLRVQMSQGSSPVHLLHKAEVRSDDPRSPTRAENEGGDMQHRAVAHPVHRVHPCDGWRSASSPALDAHIPIADFCFTTQR; encoded by the exons atgggggggggggggggggggggggagctgCCGGACACGCCGACGTGGGCGGTGGCGCTCGTCTGCAGCGTCATGATACTCGTCTCCGTCGCCGTGGAGCACGCCCTCCACAAGCTCGGCCAC TGGTTCCGCAAGCGCCACAAGAAGGCCCTGGGGGAGGCGCTGGAGAAGATGAAGGCGGAGCTCATGCTGGTGGGCTTCATCTCCCTGCTCCTCACCGTGGCGCAGACGCCCATCTCCAGGATATGCATCTCCAAGGAGGCTGGCATGAGGATGCTCCCTTGCAAGCTTAACGACGGCGCCGGCGGTGGTGGCCACGGCAAGGACAACCACCGGAGGCTTCTATGGCTCCAAGGCGAGACTCACCGCCGGTTCCTGGCCGCCCCAGCCGGAGAGGACGTCTGCGCGGAACAG GGCAAGGTGGCGCTGATGTCGGCGGGGAGCATGCACCAGCTGCATATATTCATCTCCGTGCTCGCCGTCTTCCACGTCTTGTACAGCGTCGTCACCATGGCTCTCAGCCGTCTCAAA ATGAAGAAATGGAAGAAGTGGGAGTCGGAGACCACCTCGCTGGAGTATCAGTTCGCGAATG ATCCGTCGCGGTGCCGGTTCACGCACCAGACGACGTTCGTGAAGCGGCACCTGGGACTCTCCAGCACCCCCGGAGTCAGATGGATC GTGGCTTTCTTCAGGCAGTTCTTCACGTCAGTCACCAAGGTGGACTACCTCACCTTGCGGCAGGGCTTCATCAATGCACATTTGTCGCACAACAGCAGGTTCGACTTCCACAACTACATCAAGAGATCAATGCAGGACGACTTCAAGGTTGTCGTCGGTATCAG CCTCAAGCTCTGGTTCGTGGCGGTCCTTACCCTCTTCCTTGATATCAACG GGATCGGCACGCTCCTCTGGATCTCTTTCTCCCCACTCGTC ATCCTCTTGTGGGTTGGAACCAAGCTAGAGATGGTGATCATGGAGATGGCACTGGAGATCCAGGACCAGACAAGCGTCGTCAAGGGTGCTCCCGTCGTCGAGCCGAGCAACAAGTACTTCTGGTTCAACCGTCCTGACTGGGTCCTCTTCCTCATACACCTCACACTCTTCCAGAATGCGTTTCAGATGGCACATTTCGTGTGGACAGTG GCCACGCCTGGCTTGAAGAGATGCTACCATGAGAATATGGGAGTGAGCATCGCCAAGGTGGTGCTCGGGGTAGCTGCCCAGATCATGTGCAGCTACATCACCTTCCCACTCTACGCGCTCGTCACACAGATGGGCTCACACATGAAGAGAACCATCTTCAACGAGCAGACAGCCAGGGCGCTGTCCAACTGGCGAAAGATAgcaaaggagaagaagaaggcccGGGACGCGGACATGCTGAGGGTGCAGATGAGTCAAGGCTCGTCGCCGGTGCACCTGCTCCACAAGGCAGAGGTGCGGTCCGACGATCCTCGGAGCCCCACGAGGGCCGAGAACGAGGGCGGTGACATGCAGCATCGGGCTGTGGCGCATCCGGTGCATAGGGTACATCCTTGTGACGGTTGGAGGTCGGCCTCGTCGCCGGCCCTCGATGCTCACATCCCCATTGCAGATTTTTGCTTCACGACGCAACGTTGA